A genomic window from Flavobacterium phycosphaerae includes:
- the wecB gene encoding non-hydrolyzing UDP-N-acetylglucosamine 2-epimerase, giving the protein MKITIVAGARPNFIKIAPIIKAIEKKQREGADISYRLVHTGQHYDKNLSDTFFKELNIPQPDANLEVKSGSQSVQTAAIMIAFEQELIQNPCDVVLVVGDVNSTMACAIVAKKLNTKVTHVEAGIRSGDMTMPEEINRMVTDSITDYFFTTSTTASENLLRYGAEPTNVHFVGNVMIDTLYQNLDRISAPSFWDDFQLATGNYIVLTLHRPANVDEEKSLIQLLEGIDQLAEGKKIIFPIHPRTKAILGEQQINTKNIFFVEPQGYLHFMFLIRNSFAVITDSGGISEETTVLGIPCFTMRNNTERPETQTIGTNTLVGTSIDNLEKTFSEFLKNGPRKAGIPELWDGKASERIIEILLQK; this is encoded by the coding sequence ATGAAAATTACCATAGTTGCAGGGGCAAGACCAAATTTTATCAAAATTGCCCCCATCATCAAAGCGATTGAAAAAAAGCAACGCGAAGGAGCCGACATCTCTTATCGCTTGGTGCATACCGGGCAGCACTATGACAAAAACCTCAGCGATACATTCTTTAAAGAACTAAATATTCCGCAACCGGACGCTAATTTAGAGGTGAAAAGCGGCTCACAATCGGTACAAACGGCTGCGATTATGATTGCTTTTGAACAAGAATTAATTCAAAATCCGTGTGATGTAGTTTTAGTAGTTGGCGATGTGAATTCAACCATGGCGTGTGCAATTGTGGCTAAAAAACTGAATACGAAAGTCACTCATGTAGAGGCCGGAATCCGTTCCGGGGATATGACCATGCCGGAGGAAATCAACCGAATGGTAACGGATAGTATTACCGATTATTTTTTTACTACCTCAACAACAGCTTCGGAAAATTTGTTGCGCTATGGTGCTGAACCCACCAACGTTCATTTCGTTGGCAATGTCATGATTGATACGCTATATCAAAACTTAGATCGAATTTCAGCTCCTTCTTTTTGGGATGATTTTCAATTGGCAACCGGCAATTATATTGTATTAACCCTACATCGACCTGCCAATGTAGATGAAGAAAAATCATTAATTCAACTCTTGGAAGGCATTGATCAACTAGCCGAAGGGAAAAAAATAATTTTTCCCATACATCCCCGAACTAAAGCAATTTTGGGCGAACAACAAATAAACACCAAAAACATCTTTTTTGTAGAACCGCAAGGCTATCTGCATTTTATGTTTTTGATTAGAAACAGTTTTGCTGTGATTACTGACAGTGGCGGTATTTCGGAAGAAACCACTGTATTGGGAATCCCTTGTTTTACGATGCGAAACAATACCGAAAGACCCGAAACCCAAACCATCGGAACTAATACTTTAGTGGGAACTTCGATTGATAATTTGGAGAAAACATTTAGCGAATTCTTAAAAAATGGCCCCAGAAAAGCCGGAATTCCGGAACTATGGGATGGCAAAGCTTCGGAACGTATTATTGAAATTCTGCTGCAAAAATAA
- a CDS encoding glycosyltransferase family 4 protein, translated as MEDILIISNYYPPEQGAAANRIEQLALKLHQNNYRVSVVCPLGNYPKGVLFPEYKGKFSVTENLDNITVKRIWIYPSVSKNLIVRILSVLSFSSSLFFYLLFKKTPQKVVVQSPPLLLSFISVLVLSLKKKKIILNVSDLWPLAAIELEALKKGSLSHKFSLFLERFIYKRAAVILGQSNEIITHIHSLFPNKKCFLYRNFPDHKVEEMTLKTAENQPIKLFYAGLLGIAQGVFELCQNLELKGLTIELHLFGDGAEKNEIERFISTQKEQKIVFHGMLERKALHEKLQTFDIAIVPLKTRIYGSVPSKIFEYGSLGFPILYFGGGEGETIVNEHQLGWVAKVGNYNDLNQKLTLISKLKKAEVDLMKQHIFKEAQQRFDLDNQMKELIALDVF; from the coding sequence ATGGAAGACATTCTCATCATATCCAATTATTATCCGCCTGAACAAGGTGCTGCTGCCAATAGAATTGAGCAATTGGCATTAAAACTACATCAAAATAACTATCGAGTTTCTGTGGTTTGTCCTCTCGGAAATTACCCGAAAGGAGTATTATTTCCGGAATATAAAGGCAAATTTTCAGTTACCGAAAACCTGGACAACATTACGGTGAAAAGAATATGGATTTATCCGAGTGTAAGCAAAAATTTAATTGTTCGGATTCTCTCTGTTTTATCCTTTTCGTCAAGTTTGTTTTTTTATTTGTTATTCAAAAAGACACCACAAAAAGTAGTGGTCCAATCGCCACCGCTGTTGCTTTCTTTTATTTCGGTTTTGGTACTTTCGTTAAAAAAGAAAAAAATAATTTTAAATGTTTCCGATTTATGGCCCTTGGCGGCTATTGAATTGGAAGCTTTGAAAAAGGGTTCGTTATCCCATAAATTTTCGTTATTTCTAGAGCGTTTTATTTACAAAAGAGCCGCTGTGATTTTGGGGCAATCCAATGAAATTATTACACACATTCACTCTCTTTTCCCGAATAAAAAGTGTTTTTTATACCGCAATTTCCCTGACCATAAAGTAGAAGAAATGACTTTGAAAACTGCCGAAAATCAACCGATAAAACTATTTTATGCCGGGTTGCTGGGCATTGCTCAAGGGGTTTTTGAATTGTGTCAAAACTTGGAATTAAAAGGTCTTACTATCGAATTGCATCTGTTTGGCGATGGTGCTGAAAAAAACGAAATAGAGCGCTTTATTTCAACACAAAAAGAACAAAAAATAGTCTTTCATGGCATGCTGGAACGCAAAGCACTGCATGAAAAACTTCAGACATTTGATATCGCTATTGTACCGTTGAAAACCAGAATTTATGGTTCGGTTCCTTCTAAAATTTTTGAATATGGCTCATTAGGTTTTCCTATCCTTTATTTCGGAGGTGGGGAAGGTGAAACGATTGTCAACGAACACCAATTGGGCTGGGTAGCAAAAGTGGGTAATTACAATGACTTAAATCAAAAACTGACGTTGATTTCAAAGCTTAAAAAAGCTGAAGTTGACTTGATGAAACAGCACATTTTTAAAGAGGCACAACAGCGTTTCGATTTGGATAATCAAATGAAAGAATTGATTGCCCTTGACGTTTTCTAA
- a CDS encoding undecaprenyl-phosphate glucose phosphotransferase, with translation MRKKTGRYSGYIRPFSYLLDLTVIILLSVELIPENLQMLPFYLFLVVSWVSIAYNTGFYEIYRYTKVIEIFGKIIKQYFIFIILNFAYVGYFSKFYDTKIILQFVSYSILIISFTKLFIYYFLRKFRVVFGGNFRKVVIVGNGKTVGQLAEFFTENPDYGYKLINIFDLVENKKTQIESCFDFVLEHKIDEIYCSLSDLTNTDISKFIDFTDNNLKILKFLPDNKEVLSRNLIFDYYDYIPIISLRNIPLDETTNKIIKRLFDIVFALVIILGVLSWLIPILAVLIKIESRGPIFFRQKRNGLNYHEFECFKFRSMTLNDIADLYQVSKNDPRITRIGKFIRKTSIDELPQFFNVLLGDMSVVGPRPHMVSHTEMYARRIDKFMVRHFIKPGITGLAQTKGFRGEVETDKDIIYRVKYDIFYLENWSLLLDLKIIFLTVYNAVKGEEKAY, from the coding sequence ATGAGAAAAAAGACAGGAAGATATTCTGGCTACATTAGGCCTTTTTCATATTTATTAGACTTGACAGTAATTATTTTATTATCTGTTGAGCTAATACCTGAAAATTTGCAAATGTTGCCATTTTACCTCTTTTTGGTTGTATCTTGGGTTTCTATAGCCTATAACACGGGCTTTTACGAGATATATCGTTATACTAAAGTAATTGAGATTTTTGGGAAAATTATCAAACAATACTTCATATTTATCATCTTAAATTTTGCTTATGTAGGATACTTTTCGAAATTTTATGATACTAAAATAATTCTGCAGTTTGTATCCTACTCCATTTTGATTATTTCTTTTACTAAGCTTTTTATATACTATTTTTTAAGAAAGTTCAGGGTTGTTTTTGGTGGTAATTTTAGAAAAGTTGTCATCGTCGGAAATGGAAAAACAGTAGGGCAGTTAGCAGAGTTTTTTACTGAAAATCCGGATTACGGATATAAGTTGATTAACATATTTGATTTAGTTGAAAATAAAAAAACACAAATAGAGTCCTGTTTTGATTTTGTTTTAGAGCATAAAATTGATGAAATCTATTGTTCATTGTCAGATTTAACCAATACAGATATAAGCAAGTTTATCGATTTTACAGATAATAACCTCAAAATTTTAAAATTCTTACCAGACAATAAGGAGGTATTATCCAGAAATTTAATTTTCGACTACTATGATTATATACCCATAATTTCATTGCGCAATATTCCGCTTGATGAAACAACCAATAAAATAATAAAACGATTGTTTGATATAGTTTTTGCATTAGTAATAATCTTGGGAGTGTTATCTTGGTTAATACCAATTTTGGCTGTTTTAATTAAAATCGAATCTAGAGGACCGATTTTTTTCAGGCAAAAAAGAAACGGATTGAATTATCATGAGTTCGAATGTTTCAAGTTTCGATCAATGACACTTAATGATATTGCCGACTTATATCAAGTTTCCAAAAATGACCCAAGAATAACAAGGATTGGCAAATTTATCAGAAAAACAAGTATTGATGAATTACCACAGTTTTTTAATGTTTTATTAGGAGATATGTCAGTGGTAGGACCAAGACCGCACATGGTTAGTCATACCGAAATGTATGCTCGAAGAATTGATAAATTTATGGTAAGACATTTTATCAAACCGGGAATTACAGGACTGGCTCAAACAAAAGGGTTCAGAGGAGAAGTAGAAACGGATAAAGACATCATTTATAGGGTTAAATACGATATTTTCTATCTTGAAAATTGGTCACTTTTATTAGACTTAAAAATCATCTTTTTGACAGTCTATAACGCTGTCAAGGGTGAAGAAAAAGCCTATTAG
- a CDS encoding UDP-glucuronic acid decarboxylase family protein, whose product MKRILITGAAGFLGSHLCDRFIAEGYFVIGMDNLITGDLKNIEHLFKNKNFEFYHHDVTKFVHVPGKIDYILHFASPASPIDYLKIPIQTLKVGSLGTHNLLGLARVKKARILIASTSEVYGDPLVHPQTEDYYGNVNTIGPRGVYDEAKRFQESITMAYHTFHGVETRIVRIFNTYGPRMRLNDGRVIPAFIGQALRGEDLTIFGDGSQTRSFCYVTDQVEGIFRLLHSDYVYPVNIGNPDEITIKDFADEIIKLTGTNQKVVYHPLPVNDPLQRQPDITKAKQLLGWSAKVSREEGMKLTYDYFKSLTSEELLKEEHKDFSKYIF is encoded by the coding sequence ATGAAAAGAATACTTATTACTGGTGCGGCAGGATTTTTAGGATCTCATCTTTGTGATCGTTTTATAGCAGAGGGCTATTTTGTTATTGGAATGGATAACTTAATCACAGGGGATTTAAAAAATATTGAACATCTTTTCAAAAATAAAAATTTTGAATTCTACCACCACGATGTAACAAAATTTGTTCATGTTCCCGGAAAGATAGATTATATACTTCATTTTGCTTCGCCGGCAAGTCCTATTGATTATTTAAAAATTCCAATACAAACATTGAAAGTAGGCTCTTTAGGAACTCACAATCTTTTAGGTTTGGCAAGGGTTAAAAAAGCCCGAATTCTCATTGCGTCTACATCAGAAGTTTACGGAGATCCATTAGTTCATCCACAAACAGAAGATTATTACGGAAATGTAAACACTATTGGGCCAAGAGGAGTGTATGATGAAGCTAAGCGTTTTCAGGAATCTATCACTATGGCATATCATACTTTTCATGGGGTTGAAACCAGAATTGTTAGAATATTCAATACGTATGGACCAAGGATGCGACTGAACGACGGTCGAGTAATTCCCGCTTTTATTGGACAAGCATTACGTGGGGAAGATTTAACCATATTTGGTGATGGAAGCCAAACAAGATCATTCTGTTATGTAACGGATCAAGTAGAGGGTATCTTCAGGTTATTACATTCTGATTATGTATACCCAGTAAATATTGGGAATCCGGATGAAATTACTATTAAAGATTTTGCAGATGAAATCATAAAATTAACCGGAACAAATCAAAAGGTAGTTTACCATCCGTTACCGGTAAACGACCCATTACAGCGCCAACCCGATATAACCAAAGCTAAACAGTTGTTAGGCTGGAGTGCTAAAGTTTCAAGAGAAGAGGGAATGAAATTAACCTATGATTATTTCAAATCACTGACTTCTGAGGAACTTTTAAAAGAAGAACACAAAGATTTTTCCAAATACATTTTTTAA
- a CDS encoding O-antigen ligase family protein: MENIYVFLKNVFHDIKQETQQNKTFLPLLLVVWSIPLPFAINNIALGLLLLTSIITFRKENISFKRYLIYPITLYLLMCMSLFWSIDYEDTKASLLKEIPLLLLPLVFLISKEFTKAQRDKVIKYFSYSMVLYSLYFLIRAAIRFSITGDQRVFFYHGEENDDYGLVPKLLNAIHVSIYVAIAFFYFFRKTGKKSLDYAILILLFLMVFLLSSKNIIVVFTGLLIVHYLFLAKVSRKMRLRNLILFLLFICSLSFIGKIRERFLIEYETNMADSTVNDVISKGNDKVYNVSIKQALTNETFKPNDYFPGTAFRVYQFRIFIELIKENNTFFTGFGQDGSYKKIKEKAVQYNLYMGNASNNFDGYQNKNFHNQYVQIFADLGVFGFLLLFIMLVHNVRKALKNKDFVHFAFAILMISLFLTESFLLRQRGVVFFTTMYCLFNSGFLMPNSPKE; this comes from the coding sequence ATGGAAAATATTTACGTCTTTTTGAAGAATGTTTTTCACGACATAAAACAAGAAACACAACAAAATAAAACTTTTCTACCACTACTCTTAGTGGTTTGGAGTATCCCCCTTCCTTTTGCTATTAACAATATTGCTCTGGGACTTTTGTTGTTAACCTCAATAATCACTTTCAGAAAAGAGAACATATCTTTCAAGAGATATTTAATCTATCCTATTACATTATACCTTTTAATGTGTATGTCTTTATTCTGGTCAATAGACTATGAAGACACAAAGGCGTCACTTTTAAAGGAAATTCCCTTATTGCTTTTACCTCTAGTGTTTTTAATTTCAAAAGAATTTACAAAAGCGCAACGAGATAAGGTTATAAAGTATTTCAGCTATTCGATGGTGTTGTATTCACTTTATTTCTTGATTCGAGCAGCTATTCGTTTTAGTATTACCGGAGACCAAAGAGTCTTTTTTTATCATGGAGAAGAAAACGACGATTACGGATTAGTACCCAAACTGCTTAATGCAATTCATGTATCGATTTATGTGGCGATTGCCTTTTTTTATTTTTTCAGAAAAACCGGGAAAAAGAGTTTGGATTATGCCATATTGATACTTCTGTTCTTGATGGTTTTTTTACTTTCCTCCAAAAATATTATTGTGGTTTTTACAGGATTATTAATTGTGCATTATTTGTTTTTGGCTAAAGTTTCCCGAAAAATGAGATTGCGGAATTTAATTCTTTTCCTACTGTTTATTTGTTCATTATCATTTATAGGAAAAATAAGAGAAAGATTTCTTATAGAATATGAAACCAATATGGCAGATAGTACAGTTAATGACGTGATTAGTAAAGGAAATGATAAGGTTTATAATGTTAGTATAAAACAAGCCTTGACCAATGAAACCTTCAAACCTAATGATTATTTCCCAGGTACTGCTTTCAGGGTCTATCAGTTCAGAATTTTTATAGAGTTGATAAAGGAAAACAATACTTTTTTTACAGGTTTCGGACAAGATGGATCCTATAAAAAAATAAAAGAAAAAGCAGTCCAATACAATTTATACATGGGTAATGCTTCGAATAATTTTGATGGGTATCAAAATAAAAATTTTCACAACCAATATGTGCAAATTTTTGCTGACTTAGGCGTTTTTGGCTTCTTGCTTTTGTTCATAATGCTTGTTCATAATGTTCGTAAAGCGTTAAAAAATAAAGATTTTGTGCATTTTGCTTTTGCAATTCTAATGATAAGCCTATTTTTGACAGAATCATTTTTATTAAGACAAAGAGGCGTTGTTTTTTTTACAACGATGTATTGCCTTTTTAATTCAGGATTTTTAATGCCAAATTCCCCAAAGGAATAA
- a CDS encoding DUF1972 domain-containing protein, which produces MKIAILGTRGVPNHYGGFEQFAEFFSTYLVRKGHEVYVYNSHNHPYKGIIYEGVHLIHQFDPEYKIGTVGQFVYDLNCILDSRKRNFDIILQLGYTSNSIWHFLLPKTAIIITNMDGMEWKRTKYSSKVQKMLLYAEKLAVKSSDVLIADSLGIKKYLEEKYNKEAQYIAYGADLFLNPNEAILAEYKVEKGNYNMIMARFEPENNIEMVLDGVAMSDETSPILVIGNHNNKYGEALKKKFENKGTIRFLGGIYNLEHLNNLRFFSNLYFHGHTVGGTNPSLLEAMASKALIIAHDNEFNKGVLKENGYYFSSSNDVKNILKTIKKNDNLQLVQNNVDAIINEFNWEKINGKYLRLFEECFSRHKTRNTTK; this is translated from the coding sequence ATGAAAATAGCCATTTTAGGGACACGCGGAGTGCCCAATCATTACGGTGGTTTCGAGCAATTTGCAGAGTTTTTTTCTACCTACCTTGTCAGAAAGGGGCACGAAGTATATGTTTACAATTCCCATAATCATCCTTATAAAGGCATTATCTACGAAGGCGTCCATTTAATTCACCAATTTGATCCTGAGTACAAAATAGGTACTGTAGGTCAGTTTGTTTATGATTTGAATTGTATTTTAGATTCTAGAAAAAGAAATTTTGATATCATACTGCAATTAGGCTATACCAGTAATTCTATTTGGCATTTTCTGTTGCCTAAAACAGCAATTATTATTACCAATATGGATGGGATGGAATGGAAACGTACCAAATATTCCTCAAAGGTTCAGAAAATGTTGCTTTATGCCGAAAAATTAGCGGTTAAAAGCAGCGATGTTTTAATTGCAGATTCCTTAGGTATAAAAAAATACCTTGAAGAAAAGTACAATAAAGAAGCTCAATACATTGCTTATGGAGCTGACTTATTTTTAAATCCAAACGAAGCTATCCTTGCCGAATACAAAGTAGAGAAAGGAAACTACAATATGATTATGGCTCGATTTGAACCTGAAAATAACATTGAAATGGTTCTTGACGGAGTGGCCATGAGCGATGAAACCTCTCCGATTTTAGTTATTGGGAATCATAATAATAAATATGGAGAAGCATTGAAGAAAAAATTTGAAAATAAAGGCACTATTAGATTTTTAGGAGGGATTTACAATTTAGAACACCTAAACAATTTACGTTTTTTTTCAAACTTATATTTTCACGGACATACTGTAGGAGGAACAAATCCATCTTTGTTAGAAGCAATGGCTTCAAAAGCATTGATTATTGCTCATGACAATGAATTTAATAAGGGGGTTTTAAAGGAAAACGGTTATTATTTTTCTTCCTCTAATGATGTTAAAAATATTCTCAAAACAATCAAAAAAAATGATAACTTGCAGTTGGTACAAAACAATGTTGACGCTATTATCAATGAGTTTAATTGGGAAAAAATAAATGGAAAATATTTACGTCTTTTTGAAGAATGTTTTTCACGACATAAAACAAGAAACACAACAAAATAA
- a CDS encoding glycosyltransferase family 4 protein yields the protein MKVLFQTRTNLFNAPGGDMVQMLKTKEFLEKSGVTVDISLELEPDLTGYDLVHLFNLMEPQDIYIQMLNAKKQHKKIVLSTIYGLYTEFERKARGGLFQKLANILSPYQIGYIKILVKHYKEKRMHKGVYKMLFKGYYGLMKEIVDNTSVFLPNSDSEMKRVAGEFKLKNYKYVSVPNAIDKSVFTSESDAEVNPYEKFRDCILCAARIEGRKSTLSLVRAVKDTKYKLVLVGKESQNQKGYVEQVHQEAGENVFFLGAVPHDDLKNLYKVAKVHALVSWMETPGLSTLEAAAMDCNVVVTRKGDTYDYFEDYAYYCEPDDIQSIKTAIDSAYNNPVNPGLKHKILDHYTWDKTAEATLNAYKLSAD from the coding sequence ATGAAAGTTTTATTTCAAACCCGTACCAACTTATTTAATGCTCCCGGCGGCGACATGGTTCAAATGCTGAAAACTAAAGAATTCCTTGAAAAATCAGGAGTCACGGTTGACATATCCTTAGAATTGGAACCCGATTTAACCGGATACGATTTGGTTCATTTATTCAATTTAATGGAGCCTCAGGATATTTATATTCAAATGCTCAATGCCAAAAAGCAACACAAAAAGATTGTACTCTCTACCATTTATGGCTTGTATACCGAGTTTGAACGAAAAGCACGCGGGGGTCTTTTTCAAAAACTGGCCAACATACTATCGCCATACCAAATTGGCTACATCAAGATTTTGGTTAAGCATTATAAAGAAAAAAGGATGCATAAAGGCGTTTACAAAATGCTTTTCAAAGGCTACTACGGTCTGATGAAAGAGATTGTAGATAACACCAGTGTTTTTCTTCCGAACTCCGATTCTGAAATGAAAAGAGTGGCCGGTGAGTTTAAACTAAAAAACTATAAGTACGTTAGTGTGCCCAATGCCATTGACAAATCGGTTTTTACCTCGGAATCTGATGCTGAGGTTAATCCATATGAAAAATTCAGAGACTGTATTTTGTGCGCCGCTCGAATTGAAGGAAGGAAATCAACATTGAGTTTGGTCAGAGCCGTGAAAGACACTAAGTATAAATTGGTTTTGGTGGGCAAAGAATCTCAAAATCAAAAAGGATATGTAGAACAAGTGCATCAGGAAGCGGGCGAAAATGTTTTCTTTTTAGGAGCAGTTCCGCATGATGATTTGAAAAATCTGTACAAAGTGGCCAAAGTTCATGCCTTAGTAAGCTGGATGGAAACCCCCGGATTATCAACCTTAGAAGCCGCAGCGATGGATTGCAATGTAGTAGTTACCCGAAAAGGCGATACCTATGATTACTTTGAAGATTATGCTTATTACTGTGAACCCGATGATATTCAATCAATCAAAACAGCAATTGACAGTGCCTATAACAATCCTGTGAATCCGGGACTAAAACATAAAATATTAGACCATTATACTTGGGATAAAACAGCCGAAGCCACACTTAATGCTTATAAGCTTTCAGCTGACTAG